A single genomic interval of Saccharothrix saharensis harbors:
- a CDS encoding LuxR C-terminal-related transcriptional regulator → MGISPVAFAVELTFRDARQVRRSIHLAHREYWRPLAEQGVLVGTGPWADGSGVLLIVQVPDDAAARDLVRGDPYVRSQSIAEVRIRQWHVLLGVPEGERVPGIVRPRDGQSAEARSREPLTPHEHRIALMMLEGMTNRQIAEHFSVSTRAVELHITRIYRKLDIGRRAQLAAAMPWGQRSYL, encoded by the coding sequence ATGGGGATCAGTCCAGTGGCTTTCGCCGTTGAGTTGACATTTCGTGATGCGCGCCAGGTGCGGAGATCCATTCATCTCGCACACCGGGAATATTGGCGTCCGTTAGCCGAGCAGGGAGTGCTCGTCGGGACCGGCCCCTGGGCCGACGGTTCCGGCGTGCTGCTCATCGTGCAGGTGCCCGACGACGCCGCCGCCCGGGACCTGGTGCGCGGTGACCCGTACGTGCGATCGCAGTCGATCGCGGAGGTGCGCATACGCCAGTGGCACGTGCTGCTGGGTGTGCCGGAAGGTGAGCGCGTGCCGGGCATCGTCCGGCCGCGCGATGGGCAGAGCGCCGAAGCGCGCTCGCGCGAGCCGTTGACGCCGCACGAGCACCGGATCGCGCTGATGATGTTGGAGGGCATGACGAACCGGCAGATCGCCGAGCACTTCTCGGTGTCGACCCGGGCCGTCGAACTCCACATCACCCGCATCTACCGCAAGCTCGACATCGGCAGGCGGGCCCAGCTCGCCGCGGCGATGCCGTGGGGCCAGCGCTCGTACCTCTAG
- a CDS encoding GNAT family N-acetyltransferase produces the protein MSSWTVQPEPVDSPTAVAVIRTYLADIVARYYGRPATPAEVDRAIADDPTDDLVRFFVGRHGGQVRGCVGFRLVDRETAEMKRMFVDPAARGTGGGAALLAAVEEAAVSFGASAIRLDTRTDLVEARALYAKHGYREVPPFNSDRYAEHWFEKRL, from the coding sequence ATGAGTTCCTGGACCGTTCAGCCGGAGCCGGTTGACAGCCCGACCGCCGTCGCGGTGATCCGCACCTACCTGGCCGACATCGTCGCCCGCTACTACGGGCGGCCCGCCACGCCGGCGGAGGTCGACCGGGCGATCGCCGACGACCCGACCGACGACCTGGTCCGGTTCTTCGTCGGCCGGCACGGCGGGCAGGTGCGAGGGTGCGTCGGGTTTCGCCTGGTAGACCGCGAAACGGCGGAGATGAAGCGGATGTTCGTCGATCCGGCCGCCCGCGGCACCGGCGGCGGCGCGGCGCTGCTCGCCGCGGTCGAGGAGGCCGCCGTCTCATTTGGCGCTTCGGCCATTCGCCTCGACACCCGTACTGACCTGGTCGAAGCGCGGGCGTTGTACGCCAAGCACGGCTACCGTGAGGTGCCCCCGTTCAACAGCGACCGCTATGCGGAGCACTGGTTCGAAAAGCGGCTATAG
- a CDS encoding enoyl-CoA hydratase/isomerase family protein translates to MAAQQVRLERDAVGLALLTVDAPPLNLYTAELQDLLDAAVEDLERRPARALLIRFEGRVVSGGVDVGLFAAQQTSAQAKALLDQMLELTDRVAALPFPTVFAAHGLCLTWAFEVAVACDIVLAARRATFGLVEKVVGLTPTMGGTQRLAARAGVGRAKEFVMTGERYDAATLERWGVVNRVLPDEGFDDAALAFTQALAAGPTVAHAATKRVLAHFESGGVAEANEHVTSIAAELFDTEDLRGAVRSFLADGPGKATFSGR, encoded by the coding sequence GTGGCAGCGCAACAGGTCCGGCTGGAGCGGGACGCCGTGGGACTGGCCCTGCTCACCGTCGACGCTCCCCCGCTGAACCTCTACACCGCCGAGCTGCAGGACCTGCTCGACGCGGCGGTCGAGGACCTGGAGCGACGGCCCGCGCGGGCGTTGCTGATCCGCTTCGAGGGCAGGGTCGTCAGCGGCGGCGTCGACGTCGGGCTGTTCGCCGCGCAGCAGACGTCCGCGCAGGCCAAGGCACTGCTGGACCAGATGCTGGAGCTGACCGACCGGGTGGCCGCGCTGCCGTTCCCGACCGTGTTCGCCGCGCACGGGCTGTGCCTGACGTGGGCGTTCGAGGTCGCGGTGGCGTGCGACATCGTGCTGGCCGCGCGCCGGGCGACGTTCGGGTTGGTGGAGAAGGTCGTCGGATTGACCCCGACCATGGGCGGCACGCAGCGGCTGGCCGCGCGGGCGGGCGTGGGTCGGGCCAAGGAGTTCGTGATGACCGGCGAGCGCTACGACGCGGCCACGCTGGAGCGGTGGGGCGTGGTCAACCGGGTGCTGCCGGACGAGGGGTTCGACGACGCGGCGCTGGCGTTCACGCAGGCGCTGGCGGCCGGGCCGACGGTGGCGCACGCGGCGACCAAGCGCGTGCTGGCGCACTTCGAGAGCGGCGGCGTGGCCGAGGCGAACGAGCACGTCACCTCGATCGCGGCCGAGCTGTTCGACACCGAGGACCTGCGCGGCGCGGTGCGGTCGTTCCTGGCCGACGGTCCGGGCAAGGCGACGTTCAGCGGTCGTTGA
- a CDS encoding serine/threonine-protein kinase — MQPLPPNAPSRIGDYTLLAALGRGAMGSVYLARSRGGRPIAVKVARAELADNPPFRERFRREVEMARAVGGFWTATVVDADPDAERPWMATEYIPGPSLQQVVQDHGPLPERAVRRLAGGLAEALVAIHGAGLIHRDLKPSNVLLADDGPRVIDFGIARALEHSALTEAGIVFGTPGYLSPEQVIGQQITTQSDVFALGSVLVYAATGGGPFGEGATSALVYRVVHQEPDLSRVPPGLVPLIVPCLVREPANRPTPARLLEAIGPPSNDPSWLPERVRTMVEQRHTELGRLPAKPPTRVMVDDPPPRTPTLVAPTPAPTPSAPTPPAAPVRITPEPKDVRPTGVRFKTSRVVGSSWAGANALAAVVTASIADPAAGAPGAVRLAAFVAFLAFAVAAIRLLVGVARSPLTLDVGPDGITLSNGTENRRLPWYAIARVKVDAHHARPWLVVWLVPAAKTPDTLGRGSFTRHKGGLRVYPISHERYRKRRDRDVVELRSALAWYGSAAYDPR; from the coding sequence GTGCAGCCACTGCCCCCGAACGCCCCGTCGCGGATCGGCGACTACACGCTGCTCGCCGCCCTCGGCCGCGGCGCGATGGGGTCGGTCTACCTGGCGCGGTCACGCGGCGGGCGGCCGATCGCGGTCAAGGTCGCGCGCGCCGAGCTGGCCGACAACCCGCCGTTCCGCGAGCGCTTCCGCCGCGAGGTCGAGATGGCACGCGCGGTCGGCGGCTTCTGGACCGCCACCGTCGTGGACGCCGACCCCGACGCCGAACGGCCGTGGATGGCCACCGAGTACATCCCCGGCCCGAGCCTCCAGCAGGTCGTCCAGGACCACGGCCCCCTGCCGGAACGGGCCGTGCGCCGCCTCGCGGGCGGCCTGGCCGAGGCGCTGGTCGCCATCCACGGCGCGGGCCTGATCCACCGCGACCTCAAGCCGTCGAACGTGCTGCTGGCCGACGACGGCCCCCGCGTGATCGACTTCGGCATCGCCCGCGCGCTGGAGCACTCCGCGCTCACCGAAGCGGGCATCGTGTTCGGCACGCCCGGTTACTTGTCACCCGAACAGGTCATCGGCCAGCAGATCACCACGCAGAGCGACGTGTTCGCGCTCGGCTCGGTGCTGGTCTACGCCGCGACCGGCGGCGGCCCGTTCGGCGAGGGCGCCACGTCCGCGCTGGTCTACCGCGTGGTCCACCAGGAGCCCGACCTGTCCCGCGTGCCGCCGGGCCTGGTGCCGCTGATCGTGCCGTGCCTGGTCCGCGAACCGGCGAACCGGCCGACGCCCGCACGGCTGCTGGAAGCCATCGGCCCGCCGTCCAACGACCCGTCGTGGCTGCCCGAACGCGTCCGCACGATGGTCGAGCAACGGCACACCGAGCTGGGCCGGCTGCCAGCCAAGCCGCCGACGCGGGTCATGGTGGACGACCCGCCGCCCAGAACGCCGACGCTGGTCGCACCCACACCCGCACCCACCCCGTCCGCACCCACCCCGCCCGCGGCCCCGGTCCGCATCACCCCCGAACCGAAGGACGTCCGCCCCACCGGCGTCCGGTTCAAGACCTCCCGCGTCGTCGGCTCGAGCTGGGCCGGGGCGAACGCGCTGGCCGCCGTCGTCACGGCCTCCATCGCCGACCCGGCCGCAGGCGCGCCCGGCGCCGTCCGGCTGGCCGCGTTCGTCGCGTTCCTGGCCTTCGCCGTGGCCGCCATCCGGCTCCTGGTCGGCGTCGCCCGCTCACCGCTCACCCTCGACGTCGGCCCCGACGGCATCACGCTGTCCAACGGCACGGAGAACCGCCGCCTGCCGTGGTACGCCATCGCCCGGGTCAAGGTCGACGCCCACCACGCCCGGCCGTGGCTCGTGGTCTGGCTGGTCCCGGCCGCCAAGACCCCGGACACGCTGGGACGCGGCAGCTTCACCCGGCACAAGGGCGGCCTGCGCGTCTACCCGATCTCGCACGAGCGCTACCGCAAGCGCCGCGACCGGGACGTGGTCGAGCTGCGCTCCGCCCTGGCCTGGTACGGCTCCGCCGCCTACGACCCCCGCTGA